CGCTCACGCGCGAGATCGTAGTCAGTTTTCCGGAGATCGCCTCGAGGGGCTTGGTCGTGTTGAACGCCCCGTCCCGCGCGAGGGGCAACACGACGAACGCGACGTAGAAGACGCTGCCGGCCCAGATCCCGGCGAAGATCAGGTGAATCGTCTGGGCGAGGAACGCATCAACCATACCGACTGCCTCGGAGGGATGGAGTATCAGCGTTCCGACTCGCGGTCGAGCGCGATGTCGACTCGGGCGCCGAGTCCCGTCACTCGAGCCAGTCGGGGAGCCACGCGACCAGCCGTCGCCGGAGGAGCGCGTAGACGATCGAGAGGACGACGCCGACGAGAACGACGACGGCGATCGGGCCGTCGAAGACCGCCAGCGCGGGCACCGCGAGGACGGTGGCGAGCGCGGCGTCTTCGGGGGCGCCGTCGTACCGGATCCAGCGCCGCGGTCGGAGCCACCGGCCGCGGACGTGGTCGTAGACGGCCCGGTCGTGTCGGTGGTTCCACGGGTCCATCTCGGGGCCGCTGCCGGCGGCGTCGCTGACCGCGTGGAGCCACGCGGCGACGGCGAAGGCAGCGAGCGCGGCCGTGAGCGAGCCGGGGGCGGCGACGGCGACGCCGACCGCGAGAACGGCGACCGCGGCGCCCGCCACCGGGAAGTGAAACGTCCGTCGATGGTCGAAGACGAGGTCGAAATCGGGGGCGAGTCCGCCGAGTATCGCCCCGACGGCCAGCGGCGTCGCCAGTTCCGGCAGCAGGTAGGCGACCGGGGCGACGGCGGCGAGTCCCGCGAACACGTGCGTCGTCGCCATCATCGGTACGGCTCCCGCAGACGGACGATCGCAAACGGATACGCGAACCGGCACGCCGCCGCCATCGATTCACTCGAGGCCTTCGCCCTGATAACTCCCGTCGTAGACGCCCTCGTGGTCGGCTTCCGCGAGGACCAGCTGGGCGATCCGGGCGCCGCGTTCGATCTCGACGTCGTGGTGGACCTGCAACAGGCCCTCGCCGCGGCCCTCGTAGCCGGCGTCCCAGACGGCCGTGTTCAGCATACAGGAGTTGCGCATCAGCGACGAGCGAGGATAGACGAAGCCGATGTGGCCCTCCGGAATTTCGATCCGCTCGCCGTAGCGGGCGACGTAGGCGCCCTGTGGCAGGTAGTAGGTGTCGGGATCCTTCTGCTCGAGTTCCTCGAGGGGGCGGGCGACGCGGTCGCCGACCTGCTTGCCGTCCCGGCCGATTCGACCCGGCTCGAGCTGTTCGAAGACGACGTCCAGCGTGAGGTCGACGCCGTTGGGCTGGATCTGATCGGCGGCCGTCGGCGAGACGTGCTCGGCGACGAACGTACCGGAGCGGAACATGTACTGCAGACGCTTCGGGACGGAGAAAAGCGTACCGTTCGGGACGGCCCGTACGGGACGACCACGCGTCACATGCCGGGCGGTATCGGGCCCCGACAGACGCGGCCGCGCACCCCGCGGCGTCCGTTCGCTTGCCCGGCAATAATTACGGGAAAACTGTCGTGTTCGCCGCTCTTATCCCCGCGCTGGCTCGCGGAAACACGCTGGATTTATCACGACGGAAAGCCGAGTTTTGGGTGCTATGGGACAGACTCTCACCGAGAAGATTCTCGACGACCACCTCGTCGAGGGCGAACTCGAGACCGGCGAGGAGATCGGGATCGAGATCGACCAGGTGCTCACACAGGACACGACCGGGACGATGGTCTGGCTCCAGTTCGAAGCCATGGGACTGGACGAGGTCCAGACCGAAATCGCCGCCCAGTACTGTGACCACCAGACGTACCAGTTCGACTTTAAGAATACTGACGACCACCGCTTCCTCCGCTCTGCGGCCGGCACGTACGGCGCATATTTCTCTCGGCCCGGCAACGGTATCTGTCACAACGTCCACCGCGAGAACTTCGCGGCGCCCGGCAAGACGCTGCTGGGATCCGACTCCCACACCCCGACGCCCGGCGGGCTCGGCGAACTCGCCATCGGCGCCGGCGGGATCGACGTCACCGTCGCCATGGGCGGCGCGCCCTACTACATCGAGATGCCCGAGATCGTCAACGTCCGCCTCGAGGGTGAACTCCCCGAGTGGGCCACCGCGAAGGACGTCATCCTCGAGCTGCTCCGTCGCCTCAGCGTCAAGGGCGGCGTCGGCAAGATCCTCGAGTACACCGGTCCGGGCGTCGAGACCCTGACCGCGCCCGAGCGCATGACCATCACCAACATGGGCACGGAGCTCGGCGCGACCTCGTCGATCTTCCCGACCGACGAGCAGACCGAGGACTACCTCGAGCGCGTCGGCCGCGCCGACGAGTACGAGGAGCTCCAGCCCGACGAGGACGCCGAGTACGACGACGAGATCGTCGTCGACCTCTCCGACCTCGAACCGCTGATCGCCCAGCCCTCGATGCCCGACAACGTCGTCCCCGTCCGCGAGGTCGAGGGCCAGGACGTCAACCAGGTCATCGTCGGCTCCTGTACCAACGGCGGCTACGAGGACATACTTCCGGCCGCGAAGATGCTCGAGGGCCGCGAGGTCAACAAGAAGACCGAGATGATCGTCGCGCCCGGTTCCAAGCAGGCCTCCGAGATGCTCGCCCGCGAGGGCTGGGTCGCGGAGATGATGGCCGCCGGCGTCAACTTCTCCGAGGCCACCTGCGGCGCCTGTATCGGCATCGGTCACGTCCCCGCCAGCGACTCCGTTTCGCTGCGGACGTTCAACCGCAACTTCGAGGGCCGCTCGGGTATCGAGGACGACAACGTCTTCCTCTGCTCGCCGGAGGTCGCCGCCGCCGCGGCGATCAAGGGCGAGATCATCGACCCGCGCGACCTCGCCGAGGAAGAAGGCGACCTCGAGGCGCCCGGCATCGAACTCCCCGACGAGTACGACGGCTCGAAGGCGGACCTCATCACGCCCGACGAGGCCGTCGACGACGAGCTCGTCAAGGGCCCGAACATCGGCGACGTCCCGCTGAAGGACCAACTCGGCTCCGACATCGCGGGTGAGGCCCTCCTGAAGATGGAGGACAACATCACGACCGACCACATCATTCCGGCGACCCAGGACATCCTGATGTACCGGTCGAACATCGACAAGCTCTCCGAGTTCACCCTCTCCCGCGTCGACGACACGTTCGCCGAGCGCGCTCGAGAGGCCGACGGCGGCGTCCTCGTCGCCGGCGAGAACTACGGTCAGGGCTCCTCGCGAGAGCACGCCGCGATGTGTCCGATGTACCTCGGTATCGAGGCCGTCCTCGCACAGAGCTTCGCGCGCATCCACCGCGCGAACCTCTTCAACTTCGGCATCGTGCCGCTGACGATCGACGAGGACACCTACGCCGACATCGATCAGGGCGACGAGGTCGAGATCGTCGACGACGTCTACGACGCCGTCACCTCCGGTCAGGAGGAGTTCACGGTCCGCGTCAACGGCGACGAGGAGTACACCGCGACGCTGGACGCCTCCGAGCGCGAACGCGACATCCTCGCGGCCGGCGGCAAGCTCGCCTGGACGAAAGAACAGGCCGAGAGCGGCTCCGGCGCCGCCCCCGCCGACGACTGATCGGACGCGACGACGCGGCCGTTACCGCCGTTTGATTTCCTCTTTCTTTCGATGCGCGATCTCGCCGCTCGAGCGTGAGCGCTCCCCGCGCTACCGGAGTCGAGCGACCCCGCGGGTCGAGCGTCACCGTCTTGAGCGAGCGGCCGATAGCACGAGCGAATGCCACCGGCAGGACACGAAAACGCCGGCTACCGCCGCCTGTTCGACCGCGACGGCCTGACCTTCGGCGCCGGCTTCCCGTTGACGGGAGCGAACCGTTCGACCCCCGATATCGAGTCCGAACTGCGACTCGCCGAGCACGCCGAGCGGGTCGGCTTCGACGGCCTCTGGGCGCGGGACGTTCCGACCTACTGGCCGAAGTTCGGCGACGCCGGCCAGACGTTCGACACGTGGCCGTGGCTCTCCCACGTCGCGGCCCGCACCGACGACGTCGCGCTCGGCACCTCGAGTATCGTCCTCACGCTGCGCCACCCGATCCACGTCGCCAAGTCCGCCGCGACCGTCGACCGGCTCTCGGACGGCCGGCTCGTCCTCGGCGTCGCCTCCGGCGACCGCGACCCCGAGTACCCCGCCTTCGGCGTCGACCGCGAGGAGCGGGGCCGGGCGTTTCGCGAACGGTTCGAGGCCGTCCGCACAGTCTGGCGGGAGGACTTTCCGACCGTCGAAGGAGAGTGGGGCTCCCTAGAGGGCGACCTTGAGGTCGTCCCCGAGCCCACGACCGAGACGATCCCGCTCCTCCCGACGGGCAACGCCCGTCAGTCCCGCGAGTGGATCGCCGAGCACGGCGACGGCTGGTTATTCTATCACCTCCCGGAACGCACGCTGGAGGAGTACCTCGTCGAGTGGCGCGAGTCGGCCGGCGAGAAACCGTTCGCCATCGCCGTCCGCGTCGAGTTCGCCGACGATCCGACGGCCGACGCCGAACCGCTGCACCTCGGCTTTCGGGCCGGCGTCGAGTGGTTCCGGGATTACTTCCGGCGACTCGAGGAGTACGGCCTCGACCACGCCATCATCGGGTTCGAAAACGAGGATCGCGAGGCGGCGCTGTCGACGTTCGCCGACGAGATCATGGCGACGCTGTAGCTTCCGGATCCGCAGTCGCGACGTAGCGGTCGATCACGGGCGGTCCCGTGTCGCCTCGGTGACGGCGCTGAATCCGGCGTCGAACAGTTCGACCGTCGCACCCGTCGGACTACCGGGTTGACCGCCCGGACTCGCCGGTCCGCCGAGTTCCGCGAGTACGAGTTCGACGGCGGCTCCGTCGAGCGCCAGCGGGTTCGCGAGCGCGACGGTGAGTCGGTTCGGCTCCAGCGTCTCGATCGTCGCCGGACGGTCGGCGCCGTCGACAGTGACCGAGACCGACGGCCCGTCCGCGTCGGTGAAGTCGATCGCGCCGGCGGTCTCGGCGTCGCGGTAATCGAGTCGGAGCGCCTCGAGGCCGTGCGTCGTGGTGTCGACGCCCTCCAGTAGCCACCGGTGTTCGAAGACGCCGCCGCCTCGCTGGGACACCGACAGCAGCGCCCGTTCGACCGAAACGCCGGGAACCGAAAGCGAGAGGTCGCGCTCGGCGTCGACCCGCGTCTCCGCGCCCGTCGCCGTGACGTCGACGGTTCCGGTTATCGTCGAGCCGACCGACGATCCGATCGCTGCCGGCGTCGGCTCGACCGTAATCTCCGCGAGGCGGTCGCCCGGGTCCAGCGGATCGCCCGCGTCACCGCCGACGAGCAGTCCGTCTCCGTCGACGGCCGCTGCCTCGTCGGCCGTCCGAAGCCGAAACTGATCGGACGCGAGGGTGAGCGCGATAGGCGCGGAGAGCCCGTTGACGACGGAGAACGTCGCGGGCGACGGCCGGGGGCCGTCTTCGAACAGGGTACCGCCGGCCTCGACGCCGTCCTCGGTCAGTCCCAGGTAGGCGGCGGCATCGCCGGCGGCGTCGACGACCGCGTCTCGCCGGGCCGCCGATCGCGAGAGGCCGAGTGTCTCGACGGCAAGGGTTCCGCTCGAGGCGGCCATCAACAGCAGCGCTGCGCGTCTGGTTCGCTTCATCTCATCGCCCCCCTTCCGTTCGGTCCCGGTACTCGAGTTCCACGGCCGGCGGTTCGTCGGCGATCCCGAGCCGGTTGCGCCGCGCGTAGTAGCGGTGTGCGAGCGCGGAGACGCCGAAGGCGACGACGACGAACACGCCCCACGCGTACGACGGGAGGTCGGCGAACGGCGGGAAGCCGGCGACGGTCGCCCCGAGCAACAGCGTGGCCACCGCCGTCAGTCCCAGATAGTAGTCGCTCCACGGGATCTCTCGTCCGCGAACGACGTCCATGTAGATCTCGACGTTCTCGAGCGCCGGGGTGGGTTCGACGACCCCCCGATCGCGGTCGAACTCGACGACGCCGGCCTTATCCAGCTTCGGTAGATGCGACTGCTGGAGCGCCGTATAGACTCGCTTTCGATCGGTGCTCGAGACCTCCTCGTAGGCGAGTCCGTCCTCCGCCGCGGCGATCTCCTGCGAGAGGTCGCCGATGTCGATCGTCTCCGCTTCGTCCATCAGCGTGTGAAGGATGTGTCGTCGTCGTCGGTTCGACAGGAGCTCGAAGAGTTCGTCTTCGGTCAATTCGTCTCGGTTTCGTCGCGGGACGTTCCGGTCCCGAGTCTGTTCCGCGTGGCATCCCCCCATTCAATCGGACGTAGGACGCGTCCGGAAATAAAACTATTGAAATCCTGAACTTCACTAATTAAATTATATTGGAGTAGATATATTTGTTCCCGTGATAAGCTTCGATAGTCCTCCGATCGACGGTCACAGACCCGCTTTCGGGAGTTTCCCGGAACAGTCGTCGTCGCTCGATTCTCTCGCGATGCGGGGTCAGTCACCGGTTGACCGAGAGTCAATCGGATCGAGACCGCCTCCGAATCGTACTCAGGGGTCGATTGACCGAAAGCCACCGATGCGCCGATCGCAGTCTACGGACCGCTGACCCGCACGCGACTCGAGTCAACCGCCCCCATGCGACGCAGCACGTTCGCTCCGCCGCTCGTTGATAGAAGGTAAACCAGTAGCAGAATTAACTCCACGACTGTATTACAATATTCCCTGCTATCCATCGCTGAATCGTGGTTCCCGCGAGAAGCGGGGCGACGGGGTCTCGCGGACGACCGTCCGCGAGGTTCCGCTCACCACACCACCAACCATGCAACGACGCAAATTCGTCATCGGAATGGGCGCACTGGCATCCGGAACCGCCGCCGCGATCGGGACGGGGGCGTTCTCGAGCGTGAGCGCGAATCGTGACATCGACGTCGAAGTCGCCGACGACGCTTCGGCCTACCTGCGACTCGAGGGTACCGGCGGCGACAACGCGGACTACGTCACCGACGACGGGAACGGCGGTACGCTGACGATCGACCTCAGTCCGAGCAACGACGGCGTCGCGGGCGGCGGCGAGGGGGTCAACCCCGATGCGGTCACGCAGATCGGGAACCTGTTCGACATCGAGAACCAGGGGACGCAGGAAGTCGACGTCACCGTGGCCAAACACGGCGACAACGCCGACCTCGTCGCGTTCTACCCGGACGGCGAGGCCTACGACGGCGACTCGCTGACCGACAGCGCGGTCACGCTCGGCGCCGGCGAGAGCACGACGATCTGTCTCGAAATCGATACCGAAGACAGCGGCCTCGGCGACGGCGACGAACTGCTCGACTCGGTGACCTTCAGCGCGACCGCGTAACTGGGTGGATAACAGATGGAACGACGCAACTTCGTCCTGAGTATCGGTACGCTCGCGGCGGGCGGCGGACTCGCCCTCGGTACCGGCGCGTTCAGCAGCGTCCGGGCCGAGCGCGACGTCGCCGTCACCGTCTCCGAGGACGCCAGCGCGTACCTCGGCGTCCAGCCCGGCGACGGGCCGAACGGCAATTACGCGGACACGACCGACAGCGACGCGCTCGCGATCACCCTGACCGGCGACAACGACAACGTCGGTGACAGCATCGCCGGCGGCCAGGGTCTGAACGCCAACGCGGTCACGGGAATCGAGGACATCTTCCAGATCCAGAACCAGGGCACTCAGGAGGTCGAACTCCGGGTCACGCCGCTGGCGTTCGGCGACGTGGACTGGCAGGACTTCGACGGCGTGCTGGGCGTCCTGCTCGTGCCCCAGGCCGGCGAAGTCGGGATCGACCTCGAGTGGCCGCCGTGGGAGAGCAACTTCGTCTCGATCTCGACGCTGTCGCCCGGCGAGGAGATCGAGTTCAGTCTGGCGGCGTTCGCCCTCCCGGAAACGGCGGTGGACTCGGTCGCCGTCAACGACGAGATCGAAATCACCGCGGAGGAGGTCTAAGAGATGACGGACACGACACCCACGCTCGACGACTACGAGACGGTAGCGGGTATCGAATTCGACCTATCCGACGAGGAACTCGACCGGGAGACGATCAACGCGGAGCTAGAGCGACTCTTCTCCGCGTAGCGCCGCGACGCCGATTTTCGCCGTAACGAGCCGCGTTCGACTGTCACCGATACCTCGAACACATGTTATAAATCGAAATATACAAGTAATTTTATAAAATTAGTTCAGGTGTACGAATGATTCACCGGGGGGTGACGCGGGTGTTCCAGGGGCTCGTACTCGCGAGTATTCTCGCCCTGTTCGCGGGGCAGATACTCGGACAGCCGATCCTGCTGGGGTTCGTCG
This portion of the Haloterrigena gelatinilytica genome encodes:
- a CDS encoding metal-dependent hydrolase, producing MMATTHVFAGLAAVAPVAYLLPELATPLAVGAILGGLAPDFDLVFDHRRTFHFPVAGAAVAVLAVGVAVAAPGSLTAALAAFAVAAWLHAVSDAAGSGPEMDPWNHRHDRAVYDHVRGRWLRPRRWIRYDGAPEDAALATVLAVPALAVFDGPIAVVVLVGVVLSIVYALLRRRLVAWLPDWLE
- a CDS encoding DUF7344 domain-containing protein, which produces MGGCHAEQTRDRNVPRRNRDELTEDELFELLSNRRRRHILHTLMDEAETIDIGDLSQEIAAAEDGLAYEEVSSTDRKRVYTALQQSHLPKLDKAGVVEFDRDRGVVEPTPALENVEIYMDVVRGREIPWSDYYLGLTAVATLLLGATVAGFPPFADLPSYAWGVFVVVAFGVSALAHRYYARRNRLGIADEPPAVELEYRDRTEGGR
- a CDS encoding aconitate hydratase yields the protein MGQTLTEKILDDHLVEGELETGEEIGIEIDQVLTQDTTGTMVWLQFEAMGLDEVQTEIAAQYCDHQTYQFDFKNTDDHRFLRSAAGTYGAYFSRPGNGICHNVHRENFAAPGKTLLGSDSHTPTPGGLGELAIGAGGIDVTVAMGGAPYYIEMPEIVNVRLEGELPEWATAKDVILELLRRLSVKGGVGKILEYTGPGVETLTAPERMTITNMGTELGATSSIFPTDEQTEDYLERVGRADEYEELQPDEDAEYDDEIVVDLSDLEPLIAQPSMPDNVVPVREVEGQDVNQVIVGSCTNGGYEDILPAAKMLEGREVNKKTEMIVAPGSKQASEMLAREGWVAEMMAAGVNFSEATCGACIGIGHVPASDSVSLRTFNRNFEGRSGIEDDNVFLCSPEVAAAAAIKGEIIDPRDLAEEEGDLEAPGIELPDEYDGSKADLITPDEAVDDELVKGPNIGDVPLKDQLGSDIAGEALLKMEDNITTDHIIPATQDILMYRSNIDKLSEFTLSRVDDTFAERAREADGGVLVAGENYGQGSSREHAAMCPMYLGIEAVLAQSFARIHRANLFNFGIVPLTIDEDTYADIDQGDEVEIVDDVYDAVTSGQEEFTVRVNGDEEYTATLDASERERDILAAGGKLAWTKEQAESGSGAAPADD
- a CDS encoding DUF1102 domain-containing protein, which produces MQRRKFVIGMGALASGTAAAIGTGAFSSVSANRDIDVEVADDASAYLRLEGTGGDNADYVTDDGNGGTLTIDLSPSNDGVAGGGEGVNPDAVTQIGNLFDIENQGTQEVDVTVAKHGDNADLVAFYPDGEAYDGDSLTDSAVTLGAGESTTICLEIDTEDSGLGDGDELLDSVTFSATA
- a CDS encoding deoxyuridine 5'-triphosphate nucleotidohydrolase gives rise to the protein MFRSGTFVAEHVSPTAADQIQPNGVDLTLDVVFEQLEPGRIGRDGKQVGDRVARPLEELEQKDPDTYYLPQGAYVARYGERIEIPEGHIGFVYPRSSLMRNSCMLNTAVWDAGYEGRGEGLLQVHHDVEIERGARIAQLVLAEADHEGVYDGSYQGEGLE
- a CDS encoding TIGR03571 family LLM class oxidoreductase, which encodes MPPAGHENAGYRRLFDRDGLTFGAGFPLTGANRSTPDIESELRLAEHAERVGFDGLWARDVPTYWPKFGDAGQTFDTWPWLSHVAARTDDVALGTSSIVLTLRHPIHVAKSAATVDRLSDGRLVLGVASGDRDPEYPAFGVDREERGRAFRERFEAVRTVWREDFPTVEGEWGSLEGDLEVVPEPTTETIPLLPTGNARQSREWIAEHGDGWLFYHLPERTLEEYLVEWRESAGEKPFAIAVRVEFADDPTADAEPLHLGFRAGVEWFRDYFRRLEEYGLDHAIIGFENEDREAALSTFADEIMATL